GTAGTAGGAGCTTATACCTGAAAGCATAAAGAATAGAGGCATGATCCATTGGACCACAATCGAAACAAAAAGGGACATGCCGTCACTTAATTGGTTGTTCTTTACATGCCAATCTTCATGATTGAAGAACCTGGCACAATGAAAGAAAAATATACAGAGCATCGCCAGCACAGTGAGCCAATCATCATCATCGCGTCTTGCCTGTTCGCCGAGTTCTAATGAGTGTGATCTTTCCATAAGTTTTCCTTCACATGTCAATCTTTTCTCCTGGGATTACAGAACTCTTCCACGCTTCACACAAAAAGACGCTACCCTTTGCTCGCCGTACGAGCACTTATGATTCGAATCGTTTCTCCTTCATCGGTGTGGGCTACCACAAAAAGTCGTCCTTTTTCTGAAACACCGAAGGTGATAAATCGATCCTCTGTGGTTGAATGATCCGGATCAGCACCCGTTGCAGCCATCGGGTTACTCAGGACTATTGAGGCCTTTTCAAAAGAAACTTTGTGCTTTCTAAGATTCGACTTCGCCTTTCTTGGGTCCCACTCAATTTTCATGTTTTCAATTATATCATGCTCTTATTTTGCTGCATAGAGTTTTATGATCATTTTTGGCCCGCCAAGACTTGCCCCGT
This window of the Pseudomonadota bacterium genome carries:
- a CDS encoding BrnT family toxin is translated as MKIEWDPRKAKSNLRKHKVSFEKASIVLSNPMAATGADPDHSTTEDRFITFGVSEKGRLFVVAHTDEGETIRIISARTASKG